Proteins from a genomic interval of Spiroplasma diminutum CUAS-1:
- a CDS encoding MurR/RpiR family transcriptional regulator, with protein sequence MKIIDSKDKKLNSTEGSILNLINTDPDFFCSHSIQEVSKQSNVSPSTMTRVCQKLGFKSFKSTQMFVYEKSRMQNDYYKLGDDNTIQEIIHNVRGAAMYTINETLNSINSKEIEEIAKRIYSSKRVMIFGLEQQQISANSFVLNLSRINIMAQHVSNIHNYVQRTIFFDENDFAIFITRTGWTKEIIESIKWSYNKNIPMLVLTADREITIEQLEDSIDISNIHIIETQTINNDKIKYPSISSVPGEMIIFDLIFNIIVSQNEKFRDMFKKTAEISLNWNFEGKF encoded by the coding sequence ATGAAAATTATTGATTCAAAAGATAAAAAGTTAAATTCAACAGAAGGTTCAATTCTCAATTTGATTAATACAGATCCAGATTTTTTTTGTAGTCACTCAATTCAAGAAGTTTCAAAACAAAGTAATGTAAGTCCTTCAACAATGACAAGAGTTTGTCAAAAATTAGGATTTAAGTCTTTTAAATCAACACAAATGTTTGTTTATGAAAAATCAAGAATGCAAAACGATTATTATAAATTAGGTGATGACAATACTATTCAAGAGATTATACATAATGTTCGTGGAGCTGCTATGTATACTATTAATGAAACTTTGAATAGTATTAATTCAAAAGAAATTGAAGAAATTGCTAAGAGAATATATTCTTCAAAAAGAGTAATGATTTTTGGATTAGAACAACAACAGATAAGTGCAAATTCATTTGTTTTAAATTTATCAAGAATTAATATAATGGCACAACATGTTTCAAATATTCACAACTACGTTCAAAGAACAATATTTTTTGATGAAAATGATTTTGCAATTTTTATAACAAGAACTGGTTGAACAAAAGAAATTATTGAATCAATAAAATGAAGTTATAACAAAAACATTCCAATGCTTGTTTTAACAGCAGACAGAGAAATAACAATAGAGCAGCTTGAAGATTCAATTGATATATCAAATATTCATATAATTGAAACTCAAACAATTAATAATGATAAAATAAAATATCCATCAATTTCTTCTGTTCCTGGAGAAATGATTATATTTGACTTAATATTTAATATTATTGTAAGTCAAAATGAAAAATTTAGAGATATGTTCAAAAAAACAGCTGAAATATCATTAAATTGAAATTTTGAGGGTAAATTCTAA
- a CDS encoding deoxycytidylate deaminase has protein sequence MKKRDNYIDWDTYFLAMVQLNAMRSKDPTTQVGSVIVNDLKQVISTGYNGLPRGLNDDNYPWDRQGDLKDTKYPYIVHAELNAILSSKESVRGCEIYTSLFPCNECTKSIIQSGIKKIIYSSDKYIDTIENKIAKKMLDEAKIKYIYKKEIKVELK, from the coding sequence ATGAAAAAACGAGATAATTATATTGATTGAGACACTTATTTTTTAGCAATGGTTCAATTAAATGCAATGAGAAGTAAAGATCCTACAACACAAGTTGGAAGTGTAATAGTAAATGATTTAAAACAAGTCATTTCAACAGGTTATAATGGACTTCCAAGAGGATTAAACGATGATAACTATCCATGAGATAGACAAGGAGATTTAAAAGACACTAAATATCCTTATATTGTTCATGCAGAATTAAATGCTATTCTTTCATCAAAAGAATCTGTAAGAGGTTGTGAAATTTACACTAGTTTATTTCCTTGTAATGAATGTACAAAAAGCATAATTCAATCAGGAATAAAAAAAATTATATATTCATCTGATAAATATATTGATACTATTGAGAATAAAATAGCTAAAAAAATGCTAGACGAAGCTAAAATAAAATATATTTATAAAAAAGAAATTAAAGTTGAATTGAAATAA
- a CDS encoding alpha/beta hydrolase, with translation MSDLIIEKIISLINNRNRDNHDLYKNNGYINLLSLYQQAIFEQSNDQEVLNLNIRNFKKVEFKSFDSKNLVGIVHLNEKKTNKWILACHGFSSSKESSAIASYYFNKLGYNIFAFDFRNHGESDDAIITMGVNEEKDLKSALDFLKKNYKVKELGLIGFSMGAHTINRFALSNDLKSYNIRFAITDSPYFETTKVLKKIINSIGGPVIGNILDKVLQGVYKVYNNNYKIDIEFDTITYRIALCEKTFPILYLHSKKDSVTDYKDSEKFHSLRKILNVKDSLHIFLTGEHIRTQVMHPEMYWKLVENFINKK, from the coding sequence ATGAGCGATTTAATTATAGAAAAAATAATTTCTCTTATTAATAATAGAAATAGAGATAATCATGATCTTTATAAAAATAATGGTTATATAAATCTTTTGAGTTTATATCAACAAGCTATTTTTGAACAATCAAACGATCAAGAAGTTTTGAATTTGAATATTAGAAATTTTAAAAAAGTTGAATTTAAATCTTTTGATTCAAAAAATCTTGTAGGAATTGTTCACTTAAATGAGAAAAAAACAAATAAGTGAATTCTTGCATGTCATGGATTTTCTTCTTCAAAAGAATCTAGTGCAATTGCTAGTTACTATTTTAATAAACTTGGATATAACATATTTGCATTCGATTTTAGAAATCATGGGGAATCTGATGATGCAATTATAACTATGGGTGTTAATGAAGAAAAAGATTTGAAAAGTGCTTTGGATTTTCTTAAAAAAAATTATAAAGTAAAAGAACTTGGATTAATTGGCTTTTCAATGGGAGCTCATACAATAAACAGATTTGCACTTTCAAATGATTTAAAATCTTATAATATAAGATTTGCAATTACAGATTCACCTTATTTTGAAACAACAAAAGTTTTAAAAAAAATTATTAACTCTATTGGTGGTCCTGTAATAGGAAATATTTTAGATAAAGTATTACAAGGAGTTTATAAAGTATATAATAATAATTATAAAATTGATATTGAATTTGACACAATAACTTATAGAATTGCATTATGTGAAAAGACTTTTCCAATTCTTTATTTACATTCTAAAAAGGATAGTGTAACAGATTACAAAGATAGTGAAAAGTTTCATAGTTTAAGAAAAATCTTAAATGTAAAAGATTCACTTCATATTTTTTTAACAGGTGAGCATATAAGAACACAAGTTATGCACCCAGAAATGTATTGAAAACTAGTGGAAAATTTTATAAATAAAAAATAA
- a CDS encoding RluA family pseudouridine synthase — translation MEQVEIKLEQDSGRLDKFLTDFLKEEYDFSRSYVQKLIESNDVLVNDQQVSVKYNLLKDDLIKMNLKEPTELEAKPEDIDFEIVYQDKDLLVVNKPNALVVHPAAGNPSGTLVNGLLFKIKDLSSIGGVLRPGIVHRLDKMTTGLMIVAKNDKAHRRLTEMLANNEIHKEYIALVHGVVEPNAGKINAPIGRHKGDRKKMTTTDINSKHAITNFTVLERYQNHTKISCVIETGRTHQIRVHMAFIKHPVVGDPIYAFREDMKEEFGQYLHAYKLAFNHPITNEKIELISELPIEFNDKINMFKE, via the coding sequence ATGGAACAAGTGGAAATTAAATTAGAACAAGATTCAGGTAGATTAGATAAGTTTTTAACTGATTTTTTAAAAGAAGAATATGATTTTTCTAGAAGTTATGTACAAAAATTAATTGAATCAAATGATGTACTTGTAAATGACCAACAAGTTAGTGTTAAATATAACTTACTAAAAGATGATTTGATCAAAATGAACTTAAAAGAACCTACAGAACTTGAAGCTAAACCAGAAGATATTGATTTTGAAATAGTTTATCAAGACAAAGACTTATTAGTTGTTAATAAACCAAATGCTCTTGTAGTTCACCCAGCTGCTGGAAACCCAAGTGGAACTCTTGTTAATGGACTTTTATTTAAGATTAAAGATTTATCTTCTATTGGAGGAGTTTTGAGACCTGGAATCGTTCATAGACTTGATAAAATGACAACAGGGTTAATGATTGTTGCTAAAAATGATAAAGCACATAGAAGATTGACAGAAATGTTGGCAAATAATGAAATTCATAAAGAATATATAGCTCTAGTTCATGGAGTTGTTGAACCAAATGCGGGAAAAATTAATGCACCTATTGGTAGACATAAAGGTGATCGTAAGAAAATGACAACAACAGATATAAATTCAAAACATGCAATAACAAATTTTACAGTATTAGAGCGTTATCAAAATCATACAAAAATAAGTTGTGTGATTGAAACAGGAAGAACTCATCAAATTAGAGTTCATATGGCATTTATAAAACATCCAGTGGTTGGAGATCCGATATATGCATTTAGAGAAGATATGAAAGAAGAATTTGGTCAGTATTTACATGCATATAAACTTGCATTTAATCATCCAATTACAAATGAAAAAATTGAATTAATAAGTGAATTACCAATTGAATTTAATGATAAAATCAATATGTTTAAAGAATAG
- the ileS gene encoding isoleucine--tRNA ligase, which translates to MEKNYKDTLLINQTTFDMKADLKVKEPNIQENWKQKSIYKKKIEKNKNKPTFVLHDGPPYANGNIHVGHSLNKILKDFIVRWKNQSGYNSPYIMGWDTHGLPIETAITKTGIDRKAMGPVEFRNLCKEYALQQVANQSEQFRRLGIFTDYDCRYITLTDDFELSELKLFSKMVEKGLIYRDLKPIYWSPSSESALAEAEIEYAEVKSPTIFVACKIIENSKFENTNLVVWTTTPWTIPSNQLIALGEELDYVVVKPENDERQFIVANDLLESVSEQIGWENVKVVETYKGNELTNIVYQHPWYDDKTGFTVIGHHVTSEAGTGLVHTAGGFGEDDFEIVTKHNIKAFAPIDNQGKFDVTIKDSRLEGIFYEDANKIIGTELQEKGLLLKLKFVKHSYPHDWRTKKPVIYRATHQWFVSLSNVKEEINDVIVNNVKTNPEWSKERLKNIIKDRNDWTISRQRLWGVPIIAFFDKEKQPQISKEIVDYAISIIEQKNTNAWFELSADEFLPEQFRGLGWTKETDILDVWFDSGSSNLAIEQNFGLQRPFDVYLEGNDQYRGWFNSSMINSVIYDGKPAYKELITHGMTNDEKGKKMSKSIGNTIDPLEIADDLGTDILRLWVFSTDFTDDQRIGKEILKQISESYRKIRNTIRFILSNLVDFDPKLNYQSNLEDVDKFALHNLTLTKDKYYKDMENYSFNSAFKLINNYVTNDLSSFYLDFIKDIIYVEAKDSQRRRQVQTVMYEQLWVLLDMLRPVLIHTVEEAYSHMQNIEKEESIHLLDLREQKFLQSPEFVKIWNTVLDLRDDVNESLEKARNEKIIKKGFEAVISLQLKSEFDFIKEIKDLNQILIVNSINFLDLKQEINSKVANVGVELKQGLKCQRCWAIFDELQDDICQRCFDVIN; encoded by the coding sequence ATGGAAAAAAATTATAAAGATACATTACTTATTAATCAAACAACTTTTGATATGAAAGCGGATTTAAAAGTTAAAGAGCCAAATATTCAAGAAAACTGAAAACAAAAAAGTATTTATAAAAAGAAAATTGAAAAAAATAAAAATAAACCTACATTTGTATTACACGATGGCCCTCCATATGCAAATGGAAACATTCATGTAGGACATTCTTTAAATAAAATCTTAAAAGATTTTATTGTTAGATGAAAAAATCAATCAGGATATAATTCTCCTTATATAATGGGGTGAGATACTCATGGACTTCCTATTGAAACTGCAATTACAAAAACTGGAATAGATAGAAAAGCAATGGGACCAGTAGAATTTAGAAATTTATGTAAAGAATATGCATTACAACAAGTTGCAAATCAATCAGAGCAATTTAGAAGACTTGGAATTTTTACTGACTATGATTGTAGATATATAACATTAACAGATGATTTTGAATTAAGTGAATTAAAATTATTTTCAAAAATGGTAGAAAAGGGATTAATTTATAGAGACTTAAAACCTATTTATTGATCTCCTTCAAGTGAATCAGCTCTTGCTGAAGCTGAAATTGAATATGCTGAAGTTAAATCTCCAACAATTTTTGTTGCTTGTAAAATTATTGAAAATAGTAAATTTGAAAATACAAATCTTGTGGTTTGAACTACAACCCCATGAACAATTCCTTCAAATCAATTAATTGCTTTAGGTGAAGAGTTAGATTATGTTGTTGTAAAACCAGAAAATGATGAAAGACAATTTATTGTAGCAAATGATTTACTTGAATCAGTAAGTGAACAAATTGGATGAGAAAATGTAAAAGTTGTTGAAACTTATAAAGGAAATGAATTAACAAATATTGTTTATCAACATCCTTGATATGATGACAAAACTGGATTTACAGTTATTGGTCATCACGTAACAAGCGAAGCTGGAACAGGACTTGTTCATACAGCAGGAGGTTTTGGAGAAGATGACTTTGAAATTGTTACAAAACATAATATCAAAGCTTTTGCTCCAATTGATAATCAAGGAAAATTTGATGTAACAATTAAAGATTCAAGACTTGAAGGAATATTTTATGAAGATGCCAATAAGATAATTGGTACTGAATTACAAGAAAAAGGATTATTATTAAAACTTAAATTTGTAAAACACTCATATCCTCATGATTGAAGAACTAAAAAACCAGTTATTTATAGAGCAACACACCAATGATTTGTTAGTTTGTCAAATGTAAAAGAAGAAATCAATGATGTTATTGTAAATAATGTAAAAACAAATCCAGAGTGATCAAAAGAGAGATTAAAAAATATTATTAAAGATAGAAATGACTGAACTATTTCACGTCAAAGACTTTGAGGAGTTCCAATTATTGCTTTCTTTGATAAAGAAAAACAGCCACAAATTAGTAAAGAAATAGTTGATTATGCAATATCAATTATTGAACAAAAAAATACAAATGCTTGATTTGAACTTTCAGCAGATGAATTTTTACCAGAACAATTTAGAGGTTTAGGTTGAACTAAAGAAACAGATATTCTTGATGTTTGATTTGATTCAGGAAGTTCTAATTTAGCAATCGAACAAAATTTTGGACTACAAAGACCATTTGATGTTTATCTAGAAGGAAATGACCAATATAGAGGATGATTTAATTCTTCAATGATTAACTCAGTTATATATGATGGTAAACCAGCGTATAAAGAATTAATAACTCATGGTATGACAAATGATGAAAAGGGTAAAAAAATGTCTAAATCAATTGGAAATACAATTGATCCTTTAGAGATTGCAGATGATTTAGGAACAGATATTTTAAGACTTTGAGTATTTTCAACTGATTTTACAGATGATCAAAGAATTGGAAAAGAAATCTTAAAACAAATATCAGAATCATATAGAAAAATTAGAAATACTATCAGATTTATATTATCTAATTTAGTTGATTTTGATCCAAAATTAAACTATCAAAGTAATTTAGAAGATGTTGATAAATTTGCTTTACATAATTTAACTTTGACAAAAGATAAATACTATAAAGATATGGAAAATTATTCATTTAATAGTGCATTTAAATTAATTAACAATTATGTAACAAATGACTTATCTTCATTTTATTTAGATTTTATTAAAGATATTATTTATGTAGAAGCTAAAGATTCACAAAGAAGAAGACAAGTTCAAACAGTAATGTATGAACAATTATGAGTACTTTTAGATATGCTAAGACCTGTATTAATTCATACTGTTGAAGAAGCATATAGTCATATGCAAAATATTGAAAAAGAAGAATCAATTCACTTATTGGACTTAAGAGAACAAAAATTCTTACAAAGTCCAGAATTTGTTAAAATCTGAAACACAGTGTTAGATTTACGTGATGATGTAAATGAATCACTTGAAAAAGCAAGAAATGAAAAGATAATTAAAAAGGGATTTGAAGCTGTAATTAGCTTACAATTAAAATCTGAGTTTGATTTTATTAAAGAAATAAAAGACTTAAATCAAATTTTAATTGTTAATTCAATTAACTTTTTAGACTTAAAACAAGAAATTAATTCTAAGGTTGCAAATGTTGGTGTAGAATTAAAACAAGGATTAAAATGCCAAAGATGTTGAGCAATTTTTGATGAATTGCAAGACGATATCTGTCAAAGATGTTTTGATGTAATAAATTAA
- a CDS encoding ATP-binding cassette domain-containing protein, translating into MESKEISVSLENVSKIFNKSVWAIKKINLKIYKGEGIAIIGPNQSGKSVLGRLIASQIKQSGGVIEYNFNNDNIMSNIGFQFRQTTWPEGFTVKEVFNLYKHIHDVNDKKWIEDIVNVFGIDSRWDKTLTSCNTSWLQLFSIALAIINKPNLVVLDEVSSSIGLDFKIKILNFLKEYKEENNATFVVISPDDSTFEFLCERVIVLENGFIISDDYITDWKNNLTFEKYSLNIMDAIKQNEITVKPDPLFKPIIKKFETNSAIFRDKYNIFLEKNIGHEHEPNIVEIRNIDFHINELQNILENLLSTAINRKNIEQVILHTKMLIKIFKKTKKKINKIDPKIKYKKSALMFFNRTERFLEYLEQDLYKSFKSNKYIAYATELTAELSKKELEKLSALKKKYIQEEIKSMKLENRILKKQQKQEKNKKRRS; encoded by the coding sequence ATGGAAAGTAAAGAAATAAGTGTATCATTGGAAAATGTTTCAAAAATTTTTAATAAAAGTGTTTGAGCAATAAAGAAAATAAATTTAAAAATTTATAAAGGAGAAGGAATTGCAATTATTGGACCAAACCAGTCTGGAAAGAGTGTGCTTGGAAGACTAATTGCAAGTCAAATTAAACAATCAGGGGGAGTTATTGAGTATAATTTCAATAATGATAATATTATGTCAAACATTGGTTTTCAGTTCAGACAAACCACTTGACCTGAAGGTTTTACAGTAAAAGAAGTTTTTAATCTATATAAACATATTCATGATGTTAATGATAAAAAATGAATTGAAGATATTGTAAATGTTTTTGGTATTGACTCAAGATGAGATAAAACTTTAACATCTTGTAATACTTCTTGATTACAATTATTTTCTATTGCTTTAGCTATAATAAATAAACCAAACTTAGTTGTACTTGATGAAGTTTCATCATCAATTGGATTGGATTTTAAAATAAAAATATTAAACTTTTTAAAAGAATATAAAGAAGAAAATAATGCAACTTTTGTAGTTATTTCACCAGATGATTCAACATTTGAATTTTTATGTGAAAGAGTAATTGTTTTAGAAAATGGATTTATAATCTCAGATGACTATATTACCGATTGAAAAAATAATTTAACATTTGAAAAATATTCACTTAATATAATGGATGCAATTAAACAAAATGAAATTACAGTTAAACCTGATCCATTATTTAAACCAATAATAAAAAAATTTGAAACCAATTCTGCTATATTTAGAGATAAATATAATATATTTTTGGAAAAAAATATTGGACATGAACATGAACCAAATATTGTTGAAATTAGAAATATAGATTTTCATATCAATGAATTACAAAATATACTTGAAAATTTACTTTCAACAGCAATTAATAGGAAAAATATTGAACAAGTTATTTTACATACAAAAATGTTGATTAAAATTTTTAAAAAAACAAAAAAGAAGATTAATAAAATTGATCCTAAAATTAAATATAAGAAATCAGCTTTAATGTTTTTTAATAGAACAGAGAGGTTTTTAGAGTATCTTGAACAAGATTTGTATAAAAGTTTTAAATCAAATAAATATATTGCATATGCAACAGAACTGACAGCAGAACTTTCTAAAAAGGAATTAGAAAAACTATCTGCTTTAAAGAAAAAATACATTCAAGAAGAAATCAAATCAATGAAATTGGAGAATAGAATTCTCAAAAAACAACAAAAACAAGAGAAAAATAAAAAAAGAAGGAGTTAA
- a CDS encoding signal peptidase II, which translates to MQDFIFNIKSNLKNYNFIFKYKLVWCLPLILFLVVLDWISKAIVVSNMKIEGTTAKFIPGFIEFEYKINPGAAYGMNAENKGLAISIAALVTVFLILIFVFMKNKYWLIPINLMVAGSFANLLGRAWAPSTLLNGKIVKGGVVDFIKFDFNFLGSNSYIFNLADAWVSIAVGFIIVIMFVYIYFEIKEAIMKSKHQEDFEVYAELRAKQILLFETYWSSSFKKNENSITYKQYLKTNKEIHNEWKKFKKGVNNGTSGN; encoded by the coding sequence ATGCAAGACTTTATCTTCAATATTAAGTCAAATTTAAAAAATTATAATTTTATATTTAAATATAAATTAGTATGATGTTTACCACTCATACTTTTTTTAGTGGTTTTGGATTGAATAAGTAAAGCAATTGTTGTAAGTAATATGAAAATTGAAGGAACCACAGCTAAATTTATACCAGGGTTTATAGAATTTGAATATAAAATAAACCCTGGAGCAGCTTATGGAATGAATGCTGAAAATAAGGGTCTTGCAATTTCTATTGCAGCGTTAGTGACTGTATTTTTAATTTTGATATTTGTATTTATGAAAAATAAATATTGATTAATACCAATTAATTTAATGGTTGCAGGTAGTTTTGCAAATTTATTAGGTAGAGCATGAGCTCCAAGTACATTACTTAATGGTAAAATTGTAAAAGGTGGAGTTGTAGACTTTATAAAATTTGATTTTAATTTTTTAGGGTCAAATAGCTATATATTTAATTTAGCTGATGCTTGAGTATCAATAGCAGTAGGATTTATAATAGTTATTATGTTTGTTTATATATACTTCGAAATTAAAGAAGCTATTATGAAATCAAAACATCAAGAAGATTTTGAAGTTTATGCAGAATTAAGAGCAAAACAAATTTTACTTTTTGAAACTTATTGATCAAGTTCATTTAAAAAAAATGAAAATAGCATTACATATAAACAATATTTAAAAACAAATAAAGAAATACATAATGAATGAAAAAAATTTAAAAAGGGGGTTAACAATGGAACAAGTGGAAATTAA
- a CDS encoding ABC transporter permease, whose amino-acid sequence MKASNWSVFKNLFSMQLSNYKKDLFIIFSGWIVTTLTLVIWLAFKNAGTGANQENLSVDSFILASAIGISVIRNCLFNLVKTVYDLKTSLFLEKIFSTKISKTFVFFVIMLFNQFVNLLVALFMFAIAMAFPDQRHSLSNVNWTIFILGFFLLAISSNLLALIIVFTTKKYEWASVIANIFYFFPMFLLGLGIPWNLLEQNKPIIIIGFLLPQRYFLNIMASGWAGDIKMQENQFTYHGHYWIPYLIAFVLLISFTIAIFYILFKEYQHKTKSFSRLKGNANHRAIIYNIKNANSIDELNEVLDIKKLTIEIKKKKKILRGKIKNEKE is encoded by the coding sequence ATGAAAGCATCAAATTGAAGCGTTTTTAAAAATTTATTTTCAATGCAACTTTCAAACTATAAAAAGGATTTATTTATCATATTTTCTGGTTGAATTGTTACAACATTAACGCTTGTTATTTGACTTGCTTTTAAAAATGCAGGTACTGGTGCTAATCAAGAAAATCTTAGTGTTGATAGTTTTATTTTAGCTAGTGCTATTGGTATTAGTGTAATTAGAAATTGCTTATTTAATCTTGTAAAAACAGTATATGATTTAAAAACATCTTTATTTCTTGAAAAGATATTTTCAACGAAAATTTCAAAAACATTTGTATTCTTTGTAATTATGCTCTTTAATCAATTTGTAAATTTGCTTGTAGCATTATTTATGTTTGCTATTGCAATGGCATTTCCAGATCAAAGACATAGTTTATCAAATGTGAACTGAACAATTTTTATTCTAGGTTTCTTTTTATTAGCAATTTCTTCAAATTTATTGGCACTTATAATTGTATTTACAACAAAAAAATATGAATGAGCTTCAGTTATTGCAAACATATTCTATTTTTTTCCAATGTTTTTACTTGGATTAGGAATTCCTTGAAATTTATTAGAGCAAAATAAACCAATAATAATAATTGGATTTTTACTACCACAAAGATACTTTTTAAATATAATGGCATCTGGTTGAGCAGGGGATATTAAAATGCAAGAAAATCAATTTACATATCATGGTCATTATTGAATTCCTTACTTGATTGCTTTTGTATTACTTATTTCATTTACTATTGCAATATTTTATATTCTTTTTAAAGAATATCAACATAAAACAAAATCATTTAGTAGATTAAAAGGTAATGCAAATCACAGAGCAATTATTTACAATATTAAAAATGCAAATTCAATTGATGAATTAAATGAAGTTTTAGATATTAAAAAGCTTACAATAGAAATTAAAAAGAAAAAGAAAATACTTAGAGGAAAAATAAAAAATGAAAAAGAATAA
- a CDS encoding rhomboid-like protein, with protein MANFNELKLSLVHYFVKVEKYKALENYSNEYVSYLINPKADYKIIRVTVGSPASSDKNLNEIKENLKTQKREKIEIINIALSDSDIEISLEGLTLSVSSLETIKTKLKPYFSKIDSLRENEKEDKEEYISDEEMVEILKDPSKSSNIKFKKAIQKMNRNTPISIILVSMFFILPLVTMVLSFLWFPNINGLSLDLFFGATNRNLTIVGQQWWRIFTYGFTANSNGAIMAFIQIIFLTGGVIKIARYTEGLIGSFRFALAIFITYPLVGFFVSAAVPDQMAVFSGGLGFMASVVGVLGVTTWDKKREPIQLFSKNRMVFPIFCLVIYPLFLGQMHLYIMIIASAAISSSIYLLSIYKKNTMDKLIIIPIVILTISFILPLTLSLISYYSPAHDPYSAITLQLYVRRNLMTSDSANIIFKKNGWDWFMNSDGSISS; from the coding sequence ATGGCAAATTTTAATGAATTAAAATTAAGTTTAGTTCACTATTTTGTTAAAGTTGAAAAATATAAAGCTTTAGAAAACTACAGTAATGAATATGTTTCTTATTTAATAAATCCAAAAGCTGATTATAAAATAATAAGAGTAACTGTAGGTTCTCCTGCAAGCTCTGATAAAAACTTAAATGAAATAAAAGAGAATTTAAAAACTCAAAAAAGAGAAAAAATAGAAATAATAAATATTGCTTTAAGTGACAGTGATATTGAAATCTCATTAGAAGGTTTAACATTAAGTGTTTCTTCTTTAGAAACAATTAAAACTAAGTTAAAACCGTATTTTTCAAAAATAGATTCTCTAAGGGAAAATGAAAAAGAAGACAAAGAAGAATATATTTCAGATGAAGAAATGGTAGAAATTTTAAAAGATCCATCAAAATCATCAAACATAAAATTTAAAAAAGCTATTCAAAAAATGAATAGAAATACACCTATTTCAATTATTCTAGTCTCAATGTTTTTTATATTACCTTTAGTTACAATGGTTTTATCATTTTTGTGATTTCCAAATATTAATGGTTTATCATTAGACTTATTTTTTGGAGCTACAAATAGAAATTTAACAATTGTGGGTCAACAATGATGAAGAATATTTACATATGGATTTACTGCAAATTCAAATGGAGCTATTATGGCATTCATTCAAATAATATTCTTAACAGGTGGAGTAATTAAAATAGCAAGATATACTGAAGGATTAATTGGATCATTTAGATTTGCTCTTGCAATCTTTATTACTTATCCATTAGTTGGATTCTTTGTGAGTGCTGCAGTTCCTGATCAAATGGCTGTTTTTTCAGGTGGGTTAGGATTTATGGCAAGTGTTGTTGGAGTATTGGGTGTAACAACATGAGATAAAAAAAGAGAACCAATTCAATTATTTTCAAAAAATAGAATGGTATTTCCAATCTTTTGTTTAGTAATTTATCCATTATTTTTAGGTCAAATGCATTTATATATAATGATAATTGCTTCAGCTGCAATATCATCAAGTATATATTTACTTTCAATTTATAAAAAAAATACTATGGATAAATTAATTATAATTCCAATAGTTATATTGACTATTTCATTTATATTACCTTTAACACTTTCATTAATTTCATACTATTCACCAGCTCATGATCCTTATTCAGCAATTACTTTACAACTATATGTAAGACGAAATTTAATGACAAGTGATTCTGCAAATATAATCTTTAAAAAGAATGGTTGAGATTGATTTATGAATTCAGATGGAAGTATTAGCTCTTAA